The Brachyhypopomus gauderio isolate BG-103 chromosome 2, BGAUD_0.2, whole genome shotgun sequence genome contains a region encoding:
- the atp6v0ca gene encoding ATPase H+ transporting V0 subunit ca — MSAENPEYSPFFAVMGASAAMVFSALGAAYGTAKSGTGIAAMSVMRPELIMKSIIPVVMAGIIAIYGLVVAVLIANNISDNVSLYKSFLHLGAGLSVGLSGLAAGFAIGIVGDAGVRGTAQQPRLFVGMILILIFAEVLGLYGLIVALILSTK; from the exons ATGTCCGCCGAGAATCCCGAGTACTCGCCCTTCTTTGCGGTGATGGGCGCCTCAGCAGCGATGGTCTTCAGCG cactaggagctgcttATGGCACAGCTAAGAGTGGCACAGGCATTGCTGCCATGTCTGTGATGAGGCCAGAGTTGATCATGAAGTCGATCATCCCTGTCGTCATGGCCGGCATCATTGCCATCTATGGTCTGGTGGTGGCTGTTCTTATCGCCAACAATATTTCAGACAACGTCTCACTCTACAA gagtttTCTTCACCTAGGTGCTGGGCTCAGCGTGGGCCTGAGTGGATTGGCTGCTGGCTTTGCCATCGGCATTGTGGGAGATGCAGGCGTCAGGGGCACTGCCCAGCAGCCTCGCCTCTTTGTGGGCATGATCCTCATTCTGATCTTTGCTGAGGTGCTGGGGCTGTATGGGCTTATTGTTGCCCTTATCCTCTCCACCAAGTAA
- the mrps34 gene encoding small ribosomal subunit protein mS34: MVKKKRLRLIAEMARKVRAYREQKNRPRDSQRYAVDYENMTRPFTGRKFPVLAWTDVRRETTLFTLLSAMRVFGVGRLFTRKSWLEEHEEPCYWKITKVKVDYTADNMDHGKAWGLLTFKGKEEETEREVEKVMYHDWRLVPKHEEEAFKYFEAVPEPPVRHVRYPPLLRAMILAEQAKRLGVEASSLPEPSLPLKRLELLSKEYFRIQDERRKQEGTPV; this comes from the exons ATGGTGAAGAAGAAGCGCTTGAGGCTCATCGCTGAAATGGCCCGGAAGGTCCGAGCTTACCGGGAGCAGAAGAACCGGCCGCGGGACTCGCAGCGCTACGCGGTGGACTACGAGAACATGACACGACCGTTCACCGGGAGGAAGTTTCCCGTGCTGGCCTGGACGGACGTGCGGAGGGAGACGACCCTCTTCACGCTGCTGTCCGCCATGCGCGTGTTCGGGGTGGGGCGCCTCTTCACGCGCAAGTCCTGGCTGGAGGAGCACGAGGAACCCTGCTACTGGAAGatcaccaaagtgaaagtggaCTACACGGCAGAC AATATGGACCATGGTAAAGCATGGGGCCTTTTAACATTTAAAG GTAAAGAGGAGGAGACGGAgcgggaggtggagaaggtcaTGTACCACGACTGGAGACTGGTGCCCAAGCACGAGGAAGAAGCTTTTAAGTATTTTGAAGCTGTGCCAGAGCCACCCGTCAGGCATGTGCGCTACCCGCCGCTCCTGCGAGCTATGATTCTGGCAGAGCAGGCCAAGCGGCTGGGTGTGGAAGCCAGCAGTCTGCCTGAACCTAGCCTCCCTCTGAAACGACTCGAGCTGCTCAGCAAAGAGTACTTCCGCATCCAGGACGAACGGAGAAAACAGGAGGGGACCCCAGTCTAA
- the spsb3a gene encoding SPRY domain-containing SOCS box protein 3a isoform X1, with amino-acid sequence MRLPVGSEWTARSGGTILSRSASGPKCCGVWLACPGAETAERGDTCGAESDGTQMRERWWPQTARSGAMIAYRCVDMQNSDSDSEAEYPGIVPSVPSAVPVTGESYCSCDSQMESSCNPRLRSYARLRDCHCGEDDQEFDWVWDEGSRSAATVLSCENRKVSFHSEYSCGTAAIRGCKELSEGQHFWEIKMTSPVYGTDMMVGIGTSDVNLDKYRHTFCSLLGKDEDSWGLSYTGLLHHNGDKMSFSSRFGQGSIIGVHLDTWHGTLTFFKNRKCIGVAATELQNKRVYPMACSTAAKSSMKVIRSVSAPTSLQYLCCWRLRKLLPSGADALGVLPLPPGLRHLLHSKLGWVLSLDHTHPHTNSHTHTPPGPSSGSDSEDCASDPEACQRKRCRWT; translated from the exons ATGCGACTCCCAGTGGGAAGTGAGTGGACGGCGAGAAGCGGAGGAACCATTTTGTCTCGCTCGGCTAGCGGGCCAAA GTGTTGTGGGGTTTGGCTGGCATGTCCAGGCGCAGAAACAGCCGAGCGTGGCGATACTTGTGGAGCGGAATCCGACGGGACGCAGATGCGAGAGCGCTGGTGGCCTCAGACAGCGAGGAGTGGGGCTATGATCGCCTACAGGTGTGTGGACATGCAG AACAGTGATTCTGACTCCGAGGCTGAATATCCGGGCATTGTGCCCTCGGTACCGAGTGCGGTTCCGGTAACTGGAGAGTCGTATTGCAGCTGTGATTCTCAAATGGAGTCGAGCTGCAACCCACGTCTGCGCAGTTATGCACGACTGCGTGACTGCCACTGTGGCGAAGATGACCAGG AGTTTGATTGGGTGTGGGACGAGGGCAGCCGCTCGGCTGCAACCGTGCTCAGCTGCGAAAACAGGAAGGTGAGCTTCCACTCGGAGTACAGCTGCGGCACGGCGGCCATCCGCGGGTGCAAGGAGCTTTCGGAGGGTCAGCACTTCTGGGAGATCAAGATGACCTCGCCGGTCTATGGCACGGACATG ATGGTTGGCATTGGTACTTCAGATGTGAACCTGGataaatacagacacacattctGCAGTTTACTGGGCAAAGATGAAGACAGTTGGGGCTTGTCATATACAG GTTTGCTGCATCATAATGGTGACAAGATGAGCTTCTCGTCTCGGTTTGGCCAAGGCTCCATCATAGGAGTTCATCTGGACACCTGGCATGGAACACTCACCTTCTTTAAAAACCGCAAATGCATTG GTGTTGCTGCCACAGAGCTGCAGAACAAGCGCGTCTACCCCATGGCGTGTTCCACCGCGGCCAAAAGCAGCATGAAGGTGATCCGCTCGGTCTCCGCCCCCACCTCTCTCCAGTATCTCTGCTGCTGGCGCCTTCGCAAGCTCCTCCCCTCCGGAGCCGACGCCCTCGGTGTGCTTCCGCTCCCTCCTGGACTCAGACACCTCCTGCACTCCAAACTCGGCTGGGTGCTCAGCCTGGACCACACGCACCCAcatacaaactcacacacacacactccacccggACCGTCTTCAGGCAGCGACTCGGAAGACTGTGCTTCTGACCCGGAGGCGTGCCAGAGGAAACGCTGCCGCTGGACCTGA
- the spsb3a gene encoding SPRY domain-containing SOCS box protein 3a isoform X2, whose translation MSRRRNSRAWRYLWSGIRRDADARALVASDSEEWGYDRLQNSDSDSEAEYPGIVPSVPSAVPVTGESYCSCDSQMESSCNPRLRSYARLRDCHCGEDDQEFDWVWDEGSRSAATVLSCENRKVSFHSEYSCGTAAIRGCKELSEGQHFWEIKMTSPVYGTDMMVGIGTSDVNLDKYRHTFCSLLGKDEDSWGLSYTGLLHHNGDKMSFSSRFGQGSIIGVHLDTWHGTLTFFKNRKCIGVAATELQNKRVYPMACSTAAKSSMKVIRSVSAPTSLQYLCCWRLRKLLPSGADALGVLPLPPGLRHLLHSKLGWVLSLDHTHPHTNSHTHTPPGPSSGSDSEDCASDPEACQRKRCRWT comes from the exons ATGTCCAGGCGCAGAAACAGCCGAGCGTGGCGATACTTGTGGAGCGGAATCCGACGGGACGCAGATGCGAGAGCGCTGGTGGCCTCAGACAGCGAGGAGTGGGGCTATGATCGCCTACAG AACAGTGATTCTGACTCCGAGGCTGAATATCCGGGCATTGTGCCCTCGGTACCGAGTGCGGTTCCGGTAACTGGAGAGTCGTATTGCAGCTGTGATTCTCAAATGGAGTCGAGCTGCAACCCACGTCTGCGCAGTTATGCACGACTGCGTGACTGCCACTGTGGCGAAGATGACCAGG AGTTTGATTGGGTGTGGGACGAGGGCAGCCGCTCGGCTGCAACCGTGCTCAGCTGCGAAAACAGGAAGGTGAGCTTCCACTCGGAGTACAGCTGCGGCACGGCGGCCATCCGCGGGTGCAAGGAGCTTTCGGAGGGTCAGCACTTCTGGGAGATCAAGATGACCTCGCCGGTCTATGGCACGGACATG ATGGTTGGCATTGGTACTTCAGATGTGAACCTGGataaatacagacacacattctGCAGTTTACTGGGCAAAGATGAAGACAGTTGGGGCTTGTCATATACAG GTTTGCTGCATCATAATGGTGACAAGATGAGCTTCTCGTCTCGGTTTGGCCAAGGCTCCATCATAGGAGTTCATCTGGACACCTGGCATGGAACACTCACCTTCTTTAAAAACCGCAAATGCATTG GTGTTGCTGCCACAGAGCTGCAGAACAAGCGCGTCTACCCCATGGCGTGTTCCACCGCGGCCAAAAGCAGCATGAAGGTGATCCGCTCGGTCTCCGCCCCCACCTCTCTCCAGTATCTCTGCTGCTGGCGCCTTCGCAAGCTCCTCCCCTCCGGAGCCGACGCCCTCGGTGTGCTTCCGCTCCCTCCTGGACTCAGACACCTCCTGCACTCCAAACTCGGCTGGGTGCTCAGCCTGGACCACACGCACCCAcatacaaactcacacacacacactccacccggACCGTCTTCAGGCAGCGACTCGGAAGACTGTGCTTCTGACCCGGAGGCGTGCCAGAGGAAACGCTGCCGCTGGACCTGA
- the spsb3a gene encoding SPRY domain-containing SOCS box protein 3a isoform X3, which produces MRERWWPQTARSGAMIAYRCVDMQNSDSDSEAEYPGIVPSVPSAVPVTGESYCSCDSQMESSCNPRLRSYARLRDCHCGEDDQEFDWVWDEGSRSAATVLSCENRKVSFHSEYSCGTAAIRGCKELSEGQHFWEIKMTSPVYGTDMMVGIGTSDVNLDKYRHTFCSLLGKDEDSWGLSYTGLLHHNGDKMSFSSRFGQGSIIGVHLDTWHGTLTFFKNRKCIGVAATELQNKRVYPMACSTAAKSSMKVIRSVSAPTSLQYLCCWRLRKLLPSGADALGVLPLPPGLRHLLHSKLGWVLSLDHTHPHTNSHTHTPPGPSSGSDSEDCASDPEACQRKRCRWT; this is translated from the exons ATGCGAGAGCGCTGGTGGCCTCAGACAGCGAGGAGTGGGGCTATGATCGCCTACAGGTGTGTGGACATGCAG AACAGTGATTCTGACTCCGAGGCTGAATATCCGGGCATTGTGCCCTCGGTACCGAGTGCGGTTCCGGTAACTGGAGAGTCGTATTGCAGCTGTGATTCTCAAATGGAGTCGAGCTGCAACCCACGTCTGCGCAGTTATGCACGACTGCGTGACTGCCACTGTGGCGAAGATGACCAGG AGTTTGATTGGGTGTGGGACGAGGGCAGCCGCTCGGCTGCAACCGTGCTCAGCTGCGAAAACAGGAAGGTGAGCTTCCACTCGGAGTACAGCTGCGGCACGGCGGCCATCCGCGGGTGCAAGGAGCTTTCGGAGGGTCAGCACTTCTGGGAGATCAAGATGACCTCGCCGGTCTATGGCACGGACATG ATGGTTGGCATTGGTACTTCAGATGTGAACCTGGataaatacagacacacattctGCAGTTTACTGGGCAAAGATGAAGACAGTTGGGGCTTGTCATATACAG GTTTGCTGCATCATAATGGTGACAAGATGAGCTTCTCGTCTCGGTTTGGCCAAGGCTCCATCATAGGAGTTCATCTGGACACCTGGCATGGAACACTCACCTTCTTTAAAAACCGCAAATGCATTG GTGTTGCTGCCACAGAGCTGCAGAACAAGCGCGTCTACCCCATGGCGTGTTCCACCGCGGCCAAAAGCAGCATGAAGGTGATCCGCTCGGTCTCCGCCCCCACCTCTCTCCAGTATCTCTGCTGCTGGCGCCTTCGCAAGCTCCTCCCCTCCGGAGCCGACGCCCTCGGTGTGCTTCCGCTCCCTCCTGGACTCAGACACCTCCTGCACTCCAAACTCGGCTGGGTGCTCAGCCTGGACCACACGCACCCAcatacaaactcacacacacacactccacccggACCGTCTTCAGGCAGCGACTCGGAAGACTGTGCTTCTGACCCGGAGGCGTGCCAGAGGAAACGCTGCCGCTGGACCTGA